A window of the Cryptococcus neoformans var. neoformans B-3501A chromosome 9, whole genome shotgun sequence genome harbors these coding sequences:
- a CDS encoding hypothetical protein (HMMPfam hit to PALP, Pyridoxal-phosphate dependent enzyme, score: 368.5, E(): 8.7e-108), which produces MVDYKFPIFFRNPAVVSPELISSSLHISSKSIQNMVVSRSASILRSVCPTFISSRAYATAAPAFGKPVNGFVGAIGNTPLIRLSRLSEETGCNILAKAEFMSPGGSIKDRAALYLVQDAEEKGLIRPGGTVVEGTAGNTGIGLAHVCRSKGYKCVIYMPDTQSQEKIDLLRMLGADVRPVPAVAFDNPQNYNHQAARYAASLENAVWTNQFDNVANRNAHIVSTGPEIWEQTDGGKLDAFICSTGTGGTLAGVTRYLTEKSNGRVEAWLADPPGSVLFNLVENGEIKREGNGSITEGIGQGRVTNNLAPDLSLLSGAIHVPDSASINMIYRLLDEEGLYVGASSALNVWSAVELAKRKGKGSTVVTVLCDGAYRYQARLFSRVWLESKGLVSHIPDHLQKYIVLP; this is translated from the exons ATGGTCGATTATAAATTCCCGATCTTTTTCAGAAATCCAGCTGTCGTCAGTCCCGAACttatctcctcttccctccacatctcctccaaaaGCATCCAAAACATGGTTGTCTCCAGATCAGCAAGCATCCTTCGCTCCGTCTGCCCTACTTTCATCTCAAGCAGGGCCTATGCAACCGCCGCTCCCGCCTTCGGCAAGCCCGTTAACGGTTTCGTTGGGGCCATCGGAAACACTCCTTTG ATCCGACTCAGCCGTCTCTCTGAGGAGACCGGCTGCAATATCCTCGCGAAGGCCGAGTTCATGTCCCCTGGTGGCTCCATCAAGGACCGAGCCGCCCTTTACCTTGTCCAGGAcgccgaggagaagggtctCATCCGACCTGGTGGCACTGTTGTTGAGGGTACCGCTGGTAACACTGGGATAGGTCTTGCTCATGTCTGCAGGTCCAAGGGATACAAGTGTGTCATCTACATGCCTGACACTCAATCtcaggagaagattgacTTGCTGAGGATGTTGGGTGCCGACGTCAGGCCTGTCCCTG CCGTCGCTTTTGACAACCCTCAGAACTACAACCACCAAGCTGCCCGATACGCTGCTTCCCTTGAGAACGCCGTCTGGACTAACCAATTTGATAATGTCGCCAACCGAAATGCCCACATCGTCTCTACCGGTCCTGAAATCTGGGAACAAACCGATGGCGGCAAGCTCGATGCTTTCATTTGCTCTACCGGTACTGGTGGTACCCTTGCCGGTGTGACTAGGTATCTGACTGAGAAGAGTAACGGACGTGTTGAGGCTTGGTTGGCGGACCCTCCTGGAAGTGTGTTGTTCAATTTGGTTGAGAATGGTGAGATCAAGCGAGAAGGTAACGGCTCTATCACCGAGG GTATCGGACAAGGTCGAGTCACCAACAACCTCGCCCCCgatctctctctcctgtCTGGCGCTATCCACGTGCCCGACTCTGCCTCCATTAACATGATCTACCGACTTCTTGACGAGGAAGGTCTCTACGTTGGTGCGTCCTCCGCGCTCAACGTCTGGTCCGCTGTCGAGCTCGCGAagcgaaaaggaaagggcaGCACCGTCGTTACTGTTCTCTGTGACGGTGCTTACCG ATACCAAGCTCGTTTGTTCTCTCGAGTGTGGCTCGAATCTAAGGGTCTCGTCTCTCATATCCccgaccatctccaaaagtATATTGTTCTTCCTTAA
- a CDS encoding hypothetical protein (HMMPfam hit to Aldedh, Aldehyde dehydrogenase family, score: 383.0, E(): 3.8e-112), with protein sequence MLESISCLPARLQPYFIWLSALTLGEIWLTIYNPPNRVNLSIAFIIISFKLPTWARKYNSWKNERKVVRFGYPVPKEASKQWEGRVIENPNLLSHLEDESLLPPETGLSGRKREHITCYDPSTGYHLNTLPLHTAEEVSLQISKANSAFFAWSRTTFAQRRHFLRNVRGWVLRDMDYIVQVACRDTGKTNVDAVFGEILTSLSKIDWLLKHGEKTLSPQKRAGNLLLAHKVSKVHYHPLGTVLALVSWNYSFHNLLSPIIAALFAGNTIVVKCSEHVAWSSMWFIGGIKECLKICGLDPEVVQLVICLPGGAEKVTRNPIFKHITFIGSEPVGKKVAAAAAEIMVPTCIELGGKDPAFILPGTDLDFFASTWMRGAFQSAGQNCIGIELFLVHRSQYSRFLEILTPRVQALRPGHDVGSLISHAPISKLQSLLASSISSGARLLAGGHPYVHPLYPQGAYFEPTLIADVTMDMAVAKEELFAPVMTVVPYDDVNEAVEWLNKGKFGLGGGVYGKDKKECRRVAEKLECGMVAINDFGVFYLNQAMPFGGVKASGHGRFGGEEGLRSLCSVKAITEDRFFSWIRTTIPRPVDFPLPEDGTAWQFLKGLVGLAYAPTTPGRVSGLVNLVKAST encoded by the exons ATGCTCGAATCAATCTCTTGTTTACCAGCCCGGCTGCAACCCTACTTCATCTGGCTTTCGGCTCTTACCCTTGGAGAGATATGGCTTACCATCTACAATCCACCAAACCGGGTGAACCTTAGCATTGCATTTAtaatcatctccttcaaactACCTACATGGGCCAGGAAGTACAATTCGTGGAAAAATGAGAGGAAAGTGGTCAGATTTGGATATCCCGTGCCTAAA GAGGCAAGCAAGCAATGGGAGGGCAGAGTGATTGAGAACCCTAACTTGCTTTCTCATTTGGAAGACGAAAGCCTCTTACCTCCTGAAACTGGTCTTTCGGGGAGAAAACGAGAACACATTACTTGCTATGACCCCTCTACTGGG TACCACCTGAacactcttcctctccacaCTGCTGAAGAAGTATCTCTCCAGATATCCAAAGCCAACAgtgccttcttcgcttggTCCCGAACGACCTTCGCCCAACGTCGTCATTTCCTGCGCAACGTTCGTGGTTGGGTGCTTCGTGATATGGACTATATCGTACAAGTCGCCTGTAGGGATACAGGAAAGACCAATGTAGATGCTGTCTTTGGAGAGATTCTGACCTCTCTCAGTAAAATCGACTGGTTGCTCAAACACGGTGAAAAAACTCTCAGCCCACAGAAAAGAGCCGGTAACTTGCTCTTAGCCCACAAAGTGTCCAAGGTCCACTACCATCCGCTCGGTACTGTACTTGCACTCGTATCCTGGAATTACTCTTTCCATAACTTACTCTCCCCTATCATTGCTGCTCTCTTCGCTGGTAACACTATCGTAGTCAAATGTTCAGAGCATGTCGCGTGGAGCTCAATGTGGTTCATTGGTGGAATCAAAGAATGTTTAAAAATCTGTGGTTTAGACCCTGAGGTTGTTCAGCTGGTCATTTGCTTACCTGGAGGCGCTGAGAAGGTGACTAGAAACCCGATATTTAAACATATCACTT TTATTGGTAGCGAACCGGTCGGCAAGAAG GTcgccgccgctgctgctgagatCATGGTTCCTACCTGTATTGAGCTGGGAGGCAAGGACCCTGCATTCATCTTGCCTGGCACCGACCTTGATTTCTTCGCTAGCACTTGGATGCGTGGGGCCTT CCAGTCT GCCGGACAAAATTGCATCGGTATCGAACTCTTCCTAGTGCACCGTTCCCAGTACTCTCGCTTCCTCGAAATATTAACCCCCCGagttcaagctcttcgacCAGGACACGACGTCGGCTCTCTTATATCCCATGCCCCCATCTCTAAGCTTCAATCCCTTCTcgcttcctccatctcctctggCGCCAGGCTTCTCGCCGGTGGGCACCCCTACGTTCATCCTCTTTACCCCCAAGGCGCATACTTTGAGCCTACATTGATTGCTGACGTGACGATGGATATGGCTGTtgcgaaggaagagttgttTGCCCCGGTGATGACGGTAGTCCCTTATGATGACGTAAATGAGGCCGTGGAATGGTTGAATAAGGGGAAGTTTGGATTGGGCGGCGGTGTGTAtggcaaggacaagaaggaatgCAGGAGAGTGGCGGAGAAATTGGAATGTGGGATGGTTGCTATCAACGA CTTC GGCGTTTTCTACCTTAATCAGGCAATGCCTTTCGGGGGTGTGAAAGCTAGCGGTCACGGTCGTTTTG gtggcgaagaaggattaCGATCCCTGTGCTCCGTCAAGGCCATTACTGAAGACCGATTCTTCTCTTGGATTAGGACAACCATCCCTCGACCTGTCG ACTTCCCATTGCCGGAAGATGGGACCGCTTGGCAGTTCTTGAAGGGATTAGTGGGCCTTGCTTACGCTCCTACTACTCCAGGAAGGGTCTCGGGGTTGGTGAACCTTGTCAAGGCGAGCACGTAG
- a CDS encoding hypothetical protein (Match to ESTs gb|CF193809.1|CF193809, gb|CF191482.1|CF191482; HMMPfam hit to CoA_trans, Coenzyme A transferase, score: 436.9, E(): 2.2e-128) — protein MIRTALPTTRALARSRVLHRAAALARPGAITASRYINTEPVKGSPSDLKSVPSQGTHGRSRITPSEKSKVWPDAKTAIRDIKNGQTILSAGFGLCGTAETIIKAMRESDLKDLTVVSNNAGNAGTYGLSPLITSKQIKKMILSYLGTNKGLQDAYLSGEIEIELCPQGTIAERLRAAGAGMPGFFTRTGAGTDVETGGIPQKWSKPDADGKQTIAIPGVKKDTQVFDGKKFLFEPAIHGDVAVFRAWKVDKAGNCVFRYTTRTFGPLVARAAKLSIVEAENIVEIGELDPMEIDLPGIFVDRVVPATEDKQIEIFTTREENENVSPSSGEETSVNKSVGQAQREKIAQRAGKELYDGAYVNLGVGIPVLAANYLPDGMKVWVQSENGILGMGPYPTKEEVDADIINAGKETVTLVPGASVFDSSESFGMIRGGHVDVSILGAMEVSANGDLANYMIPGKLVKGMGGAMDLVSNPDETKIVVVTTHTDKHGRPKIVESCKLPLTGVSVVSRIITDLAVFDVDRTGQNGGGLELIEIAEGVSLEEVQEKTGATFKVREPLGRF, from the exons ATGATCAGAACAGCCCTTCCCACCACCCGTGCCCTTGCCCGCTCAAGAGTCCTCCACCGAGCTGCTGCTCTTGCCCGACCTGGTGCCATCACTGCCTCTCGGTATATCAACACCGAACCCGTCAAGGGCTCTCCTTCAGACCTCAAATCCGTCCCTTCCCAAGGCACTCATGGCCGATCTCGTATTACTCCCAGCGAAAAGTCGAAGGTCTGGCCCGATGCAAAGACTGCTATCAGAGACATTAAGAACGGTCAAACTATCTTGTCCGCTGGTTTTGGACTCTGTGGTACTGCCGAAACTATCATCAAGGCTATGAGGGAGAGTGACTTGAAGGACTTGACTGTCGTCTCCAACAACGCTGGTAACGCCGGTACCTACGGTCTCT CTCCCCTTATCACCTCTAAACAGATCAAGAAAATGATCTTGTCTTATCTCGGTACCAACAAGGGCCTCCAAGATGCCTACCTTTCCGGTGAAATCGAAATTGAGCTCTGTCCCCAGGGTACCATTGCCGAGAGACTCCGAGCTGCTGGTGCAGGTATGCCCGGTTTCTTCACCAGGACTGGTGCTGGTACAGATGTCGAAACTGGCGGTATCCCTCAAAAGTGGTCCAAGCCTGATGCCGATGGCAAGCAGACTATCGCTATCCCTGGTGTGAAGAAAGACACTCAGGTGTTTGACGGCAAAAAGTTCCTCTTCGAGCCTGCCATTCACGGTGATGTCGCTGTTTTCCGAGCTTGGAAGGTTGACAAGGCCGGTAACTGTGTCTTCAG GTACACTACCCGAACTTTTGGTCCTCTTGTTGCCCGAGCTGCCAAGCTCTCCATCGTCGAGGCGGAGAACATTGTCGAGATCGGCGAGCTCGACCCTATGGAGATCGACCTCCCCGGTATTTTTGTCGACCGAGTTGTCCCTGCCACCGAGGACAAGCAAATCGAAATCTTCACCACCCGAGAGGAGAACGAGAATGTCTCCCCCTCTTCTGGCGAAGAGACTTCTGTAAATAAGAGCGTTGGTCAGGCTCAGCGTGAGAAGATCGCTCAACGAGCGGGCAAGGAGCTTTATGATGGTGCCTACGTCAACTTGGGCGTTGGTATCCCCGTCTTGGCGGCTAACTACTTGCCTGATGGTATGAAAGTCTGGGTCCAGAGTGAGAACGGTATCTTGGGTATGGGCCCTTACCCAACCAAAGAGGAGGTGGACGC CGACATCATCAACGCCGGTAAAGAAACCGTAACCCTCGTTCCTGGTGCTTCCGTATTCGATTCTTCCGAGTCCTTCGGTATGATCCGAGGTGGTCACGTCGACGTATCCATCCTCGGTGCCATGGAAGTTTCTGCCAACGGTGATCTCGCCAATTACATGATTCCCGGCAAGCTCGTCAAGGGTATGGGCGGCGCCATGGACCTAGTCTCCAATCCTGACGAGACCAAGATCGTTGTTGTCACCACACATACCGACAAACACGGTCGACCCAAGATTGTCGAGTCCTGCAAACTCCCCTTGACTGGTGTGTCTGTCGTTAGCAGGATTATTACGGACCTCGCTGTCTTCGACGTTGACAGGACCGGCCAGAACGGTGGCGGTCTCGAGTTGATTGAGATTGCTGAGGGCGTTAGTCTCGAGGAAGTCCAGGAGAAGACTGGCGCTACCTTCAAGGTTAGGGAGCCTCTCGGCAGGTTCTAG
- a CDS encoding hypothetical protein (HMMPfam hit to UQ_con, Ubiquitin-conjugating enzyme, score: 90.8, E(): 3.4e-24), which translates to MGDPALSQLIDMGIPVGRARAALKRSKGDAMSAAERVFAGEFDDIPSDDEGEDGTEGSGSVQVKADPVVIDNNEDDAMDEDEMGHEDEEDDYDDMNDGNFDYDEDMSDGEQMASDPYAGIFFSKNRVEEIIEPIETEETMTISIPGGSTVEVKILGRGEWMSGCPEGGEQSFLFQLYNTLEEGGMPCSAGCGHSFTRKKQDFFCLFPKFPQYTTYLNSIIRPNCPQCHQITCLACGERVDRPSALHSQHSKDKAPMTSAPSIPSETTQEALLHCPNLQGVILGVGLHMIEKTFSQGRDHNSCAEKSGRTPPSKKRKTDDNPPFLKGKGAVKGTGYAGNVQEDRTGQVAAEKAQKKADQKVATILQQVQHFLPNPHRAGGPATSDYLVHPTALAHLRRRSTFMNDLLRNDSLFDMSQRGDIYRALFDWLEIVSNNESLASMLGMPQMRPAKSVPSPTVSNSLIVTYEGAPSPRELLENIVLQAKAALKGLEGIQPAQIEGIALTEEELRTNIKEMEKKEAERIEKESLDENSVLKAFCLTKQSSLRIIKSAEIIDKRLVETKGKAFVQRMKEQLPRIDESGVQIEENPVENGTDEEIIKIYEEWATRARFQYVDLRAGSDITGAPSYKHAYSTLIAGIELNNAPKRSLAIAKELAILTTSLPVAWHSSVFLRVDEARVDVLKAMIIGPEGTPYENGCLLFDIFLPLEYNQRCPLVKYMTTNGGKWRYNPNLYADGKVCLSLLGTWQGPGWIAGQSTLLQVLISIQSLILCEEPYLNEPGWANMSGSAQSKAYNANIRRMVLADAMANNIKSPPHPFENEIKTHFRLKAKAIRQQIEKWREMDDSKEVEADYWGGAHTSAASALSNRSFEAAAKEVLRLLDELEGKVQPVPKAEEEARIKSPKEEKKKSSSVIWNKMIGGSKKKSKKDV; encoded by the exons ATGGGAGATCCGGCGTTATCACAGCTGATCGATATGGGCATTCCGGTcggaagagcaagagctGCTCTGAAGAGGTCTAAGGGTGACGCCATGTCTGCTGCT GAACGAGTATTTGCTGGAGAATTTGATGACATACCAtcggatgatgaaggggaagatggaacGGAAGGAAGCGGCTCCGTCCAAGTT AAGGCGGATCCCGTGGTGATCGATAACAATGAAGACGATGCCatggacgaggacgagatgggacatgaggacgaggaagatgattaTGACGATATGAACGATGGTAATTTTGACTATGATG AGGATATGTCTGATGGCGAACAAATGGCGTCAGATCCTTACGCAGGAATATTCTTCTCAAAGAACCGCGTCGAGGAGATTATTGAACCGATTGAGACAGAAGAAACCATGACCATATCAATACCAGGAGGAAGCACGGTCGAGGTGAAGATCTTAGGTAGAGGAGAATGGATGAGCGGATGTCCTGAAGGAGGTGAACAGagcttccttttccagctCTATAATAcattggaagaaggcggaaTGCCTTGCTCGGCTGGATGTGGACATTCATTTACCCGCAAGAAACAAGACTTTTTCTGTCTCTTC CCGAAATTCCCGCAATACACCACATACCTCAACAGCATCATCCGCCCTAATTGCCCCCAATGTCACCAAATCACTTGTCTCGCATGTGGTGAGCGAGTCGACCGTCCTTCCGCTTTACACAGCCAACATTCCAAGGATAAAGCCCCAATGACTTCGGCTCCTAGCATTCCTTCCGAAACAACCCAGGAAGCACTCTTACACTGTCCAAATCTTCAAGGTGTCATCCTTGGTGTGGGTCTGCACATGATTGAAAAGACATTTTCTCAGGGAAGAGATCATAATTCATGCGCAGAGAAGAGCGGAAGGACACCGCCctcaaagaagagaaagactGATGATAACCCACCTTTCttgaagggaaaaggagctGTAAAAGGGACTGGCTATGCAGGAAATGTACAAGAAGAT AGGACGGGCCAGGTTGCAGCTGAAAAAGCCCAAAAAAAGGCGGACCAAAAAGTCGCCACCATTCTTCAACAAGTCCAGCATTTCCTTCCCAACCCTCATCGCGCTGGTGGGCCAGCAACATCCGACTATCTTGTCCACCCTACTGCCTTAGCGCATTTGAGAAGACGGAGTACATTTATGAATGATTTGCTGAGAAATGATAGTTTGTTCGATATGAGCCAACGGGGAGATATTTATCGGGCGTTGTTCGATTGGCTCGAG ATTGTTTCAAACAATGAATCCCTCGCTTCAATGCTTGGCATGCCGCAAATGCGTCCCGCCAAATCTGTCCCTTCACCTACCGTCTCCAACTCCCTCATCGTTACCTACGAAGGCGCTCCCTCCCCACGTGAACTTCTCGAGAATATCGTCCTCCAAGCCAAAGCCGCTTTAAAGGGCCTTGAAGGTATTCAACCAGCGCAAATTGAAGGAATAGCGTTGACCGAAGAGGAACTAAGAACAAATAtaaaggaaatggagaagaaggaggctgaAAGGATTGAAAAAGAGTCGCTAGACGAAAATAGCGTATTGAAGGCGTTCTG CCTTACTAAACAAAGCAGTTTGAGGATCATCAAGAGTGCAGAAATTATCGACAAGCGACTGGTTGAGACGAAGGGTAAAGCGTTTgtgcagaggatgaaagagcAACTGCCGCGAATAGACGAAAGTGGAGTTCAAATTGAGGAGAACCCTGTGGAAAATGGGACCGACGAAGAAATCATTAAGATTT ATGAGGAATGGGCTACCAGGGCTAGGTTCCAATACGTTGATCTTCGGGCGGGAAGCGATATTACGGGTGCGCCGAGCTACAAGCATGCGTATAGTACTCTTATCGCTGGTATCGAGCTCAAT AACGCCCCAAAACGATCACTCGCAATTGCTAAAGAGTTGGCAATACTTACTACCAGTCTTCCTGTAGCGTGGCACTCGTCCGTCTTTCTGCGGGTAGACGAAGCCCGTGTAGATGTCCTCAAAGCTATGATCATAGGCCCAGAAGGGACACCATACGAGAACGGTTGTTTGCTTTTCGACATCTTCTTACCATTGGAGTACAATCAACGTTGTCCGCTCGTTAAGTATATGACGACTAATGGTGGGAAGTGGAGGTACAACCCCAATCTCTACGCCGACGGA AAAGTATGCTTGAGTCTGTTGGGGACGTGGCAAGGGCCAGGGTGGATTGCGGGCCAGTCGACCTTGTTGCAAGTGTTGATCTCGATCCAGAGTCTTATTCTTTGCGAGGAACCTTATTTGAACGAGCCAG GATGGGCAAATATGTCTGGG TCTGCACAAAGCAAAGCGTATAATGCCAATATCCGAAGAATGGTACTCGCTGACGCTATGGCCAACAACATCAAGAGCCCCCCGCACCCAT TTGAGAACGAGATCAAGACCCATTTCCGGCTCAAAGCCAAGGCTATTCGCCAGCAGATCGAAAA GTGGAGAGAAATGGACGATAGTAAAGAAGTGGAAGCCGACTATTGGGGTGGAGCTCATACGTCCGCGGCCTCTGCGCTTTCCAATCGATCATTCGAGGCTGCCGCAAAGGAAGTCTTACGACTGCTGGATGAATTGGAGGGGAAAGTGCAGCCTGTTCCAAAggccgaagaggaggctAGGATTAAGTCCccgaaggaggaaaagaagaagtccTCTTCTGTGATATGGAACAAGATGATTGGTGGTAGCAAAAAGAAGTCGAAGAAAGATGTTTAA
- a CDS encoding hypothetical protein (Match to ESTs gb|CF193704.1|CF193704, gb|CF193703.1|CF193703): MIPRSARLRLPSSSLSAHARRRLYTPVRPPLKLAIIGAGPSGFYTASRILSLIPPTSPEGQKLEVHMYERLPTPYGLVRYGVAPDHPEVKNCQHKFDELAHDSRFKYFGNTLVTSHPSSTFSPSPTEKAPSYTYPHALRLSFSDIMPYYSTLILTYGASLSNPLNAVPGSSSNSDPLTGVYPALALVSWYNSHPAYADLPVNLEKVKQVSVVGQGNVALDVARMLLKPVSSLAETDLSEEVLDVLSESSVEKVRVVGRRGPGQVAFTTKEFREMLSIPDVGYAGIDPALMEYAKENIEKGNGERMKKRLLQLMDKTKQQDGRKIFELDFLKGPKSFLPSTENASQVGEVEWNLNQLEMRPATESQPASIVAKSTGETIRTPADMVVESVGYRSEPLTGPGHEWDLPFDIARGRVSNLNGRVIAEEGGFVPGVYAAGWAARGPVGVIATTMNDAYALASTILDDIYAPTTSSPAACMLNSRPYAGIPEKVQNAAMEGKIVVDLEGWAKIDKAEVERAKRMGSGKEREKFRRVEDMLAVLQ; the protein is encoded by the exons ATGATTCCTCGGTCAGCGCGTCTAAGGCTTCCATCGTCTTCCCTCTCCGCCCATGCCAGACGGCGGCTCTACACCCCCGTCCGTCCCCCTCTCAAACTCGCAATTATTGGCGCTGGCCCCTCAGGTTTCTATACCGCCTCTCGTATCCTCTCTTTGATTCCCCCTACATCCCCAGAAGGTCAAAAACTTGAGGTTCATATGTATGAAAGGCTTCCGACGCCTTATGGGCTGGTAAGATATGGTGTCGCTCCAGATCATCCAGAGGTCAAG AATTGCCAACACAAATTCGATGAGCTGGCCCATGATTCTAGATTCAAATATTTTGGAAACACCCTCGTTacatctcatccttcttcgacttttTCACCTTCGCCAACCGAAAAAGCACCATCATACACTTACCCTCATGCCCTCCGCTTGTCATTTAGCGACATCATGCCGTATTATTCTACCCTCATTCTGACCTACGGTGCCTCACTTTCAAATCCTCTCAATGCTGTCCCGGGGAGTAGCTCCAACAGCGACCCATTGACAGGTGTTTACCCAGCCTTGGCCCTCGTAAGCTGGTACAACTCCCATCCAGCTTACGCTGACTTACCGGTCAACTTGGAAAAAGTCAAGCAAGTCAGTGTTGTCGGGCAGGGGAACGTTGCATTGGACGTAGCGAGAATGTTGCTCAAGCCTGTATCTTCTTTGGCAGAGACTGATTTGTCTGAAGAGGTACTCGACGTTCTTTCGGAATCTAGTGTCGAGAAAGTGCGGGTGGTGGGGAGGCGAGGTCCAGGCCAAGTAGCTTTCACAACGAAAGAGTTTAGGGAAATGCTCTCTATCCCCGATGTTGGATACGCAGGTATCGACCCTGCTTTAATGGAATACGCAAAGGAGAATATTGAAAAGGGTAACGGagagagaatgaagaagaggttaTTACAGTTGATGGACAAGACGAAGCAACAAGATGGTAGAAAGATATTTGAGCTCGATTTCCTCAAGGGTCCTAAatctttcctcccctcTACAGAGAACGCAAGTCAAGTAGGCGAGGTGGAATGGAATCTTAACCAATTAGAAATGAGACCCGCAACCGAGTCCCAGCCAGCGAGTATAGTCGCAAAATCAACAGGCGAGACTATCAGGACCCCAGCAGACATGGTGGTCGAGTCTGTAGGGTACAGATCCGAGCCTCTTACTGGACCTGGCCATGAGTGGGATCTACCGTTTGACATTGCTCGGGGTAGAGTGAGCAATCTTAATGGGCGTGTGATcgcagaagaaggtggttTC GTACCTGGAGTATACGCTGCTGGCTGGGCCGCCCGCGGTCCTGTCGGTGTCATCGCCACCACTATGAACGATGCCTACGCTCTCGCTTCCACTATCCTTGACGATATATACGCACCCACCACATCTTCCCCCGCTGCTTGCATGCTCAACTCTCGGCCTTATGCTGGTATCCCCGAAAAAGTCCAGAACGCGGCcatggaaggaaagattGTGGTTGAtttggaaggatgggcgaaGATTGATAAGGCTGAGGTTGAGAGGGCCAAGCGGATGGGGAgtgggaaggaaagagaaaagttTAGGAGGGTTGAAGATATGTTGGCGGTTTTGCAGTAG
- a CDS encoding hypothetical protein (Match to ESTs gb|CF193646.1|CF193646, gb|CF191178.1|CF191178), translating to MARLALLASALLATAAYAAKSNWGEACAQANTHLNQDNYELVTDCNSLTYCADNGTCAWKGCRKDTYPFGYNDYSFDQLPPLCPTGEFCPDEGDHCLNQVPVGSSCQKDRDNECQPPPNWKQLNGYLNSNGSICLDYTCYYANVTVGQTCVNDNTVYTAYKDDGSAYAFIVSRDNCANGHYCDATELVCYKSKAFGATCSGNKECLSYNCEDNGKCGKAANDVVHPPAWQYVLVGLGIVILIVAVMTGLWFMHRRWRNEKQVMLEQYYNEQIAYRQSIMSMSHAKQSLLSLPPNTTAGAARASLYGDTAWTSGTDYQSVPLPPNLRRDSTSGWSHDSDRVGHDSEVFLMQNGRYADAPEVSKYR from the exons ATGGCTCGTCTAGCTCTCCTGGCATCTGCGCTCCTCGCCACGGCGGCTTATGCGGCAAAATCAAATTGGGGTGAAGCCTGCGC CCAAGCGAACACACATTTGAACCAGGACAATTATGAGCTCGTGACGGACTGCAACTCATTAACGTATTGCGCGGATAATGGGACATGTGCATGGAAGGGATGTAGAAAGGATACT TATCCTTTTGGATACAATGACTATTCTTTCGATCAACTGCCACCACTTTGTCCTACGGGAGAATT CTGCCCGGATGAAGGTGATCACTGTCTGAACCAAGTACCGGTAGGAAGCAGCTGTCAAAAGGACCGAGATA ACGAGTGTCAACCGCCTCCCAACTGGAAACAGCTTAATGGCTACCTTAATAGTAACGGCAGCATCTGTCTTGATTATACTTGCTA CTACGCCAATGTCACTGTCGGTCAGACTTGTGTCAACGACAATACCGTCTACACTGCGTACAAAGACGATGGCTCTGCTTACGCCTTTATCGTTTCTCGAGACAA CTGTGCGAATGGACATTATTGTGATGCTACTGAATTGGTCTGCTACAAATCCAAGGCTTTTGGAGCTACCTGTAGCGGTAACAAGGA ATGCCTGTCGTACAACTGTGAGGATAATGGAAAGTGTGGAAAAGCCGCAAACGACGTCGTCCATCCCCCTGCTTGGCAATACGTCCTTGTCGGTTTGGGTATCGTCATCT TGATTGTCGCCGTTATGACCGGTCTCTGGTTTATGCACCGTCGATGGAGAAACGAAAAGCAGGTCATGCTCGAGCAATACTACAATGAACAAATCGCCTATCGACAATCCATCATGTCCATGTCCCACGCCAAACAATCCCTCCTTTCACTCCCGCCAAACACCACCGCCGGTGCAGCTCGAGCTTCTCTCTACGGTGATACTGCCTGGACGTCGGGCACCGACTATCAATCtgtccctcttcctccaaaccTTCGACGTGATAGCACATCGGGGTGGAGCCATGATTCAGATCGGGTGGGTCACGACAGTGAGGTTTTCTTGATGCAGAATGGGAGGTATGCGGATGCGCCTGAAGTGTCAAAGTATCGCTAA